The following proteins come from a genomic window of Methanobacterium sp. Maddingley MBC34:
- a CDS encoding dTDP-4-dehydrorhamnose 3,5-epimerase-like enzyme (PFAM: dTDP-4-dehydrorhamnose 3,5-epimerase~TIGRFAM: dTDP-4-dehydrorhamnose 3,5-epimerase) has protein sequence MKILSVKSLSIPDVKVIKFARFCDDRGYFTETFRKSDLFNHPDLPSMKNLSFLQANQSFSKKGVIRGLHFQWNPYMGKLVKTTKGHMVDLFLDIRKGSPTFGKISAYDMPTSNENDYDEWIWVPVGFAHGNYFKEDSIIEYFCSGEYSPDCEAGIGPLSSDLDWSLCPENLKHGFDDNFASCIISAKDRDGMTLNDWTKDERSDNFIYDELKEQGLF, from the coding sequence ATGAAAATATTATCGGTTAAAAGTCTATCCATACCTGATGTGAAAGTAATTAAATTCGCAAGGTTCTGTGATGATAGAGGCTATTTTACTGAAACATTTAGAAAATCTGATCTTTTTAATCATCCAGATCTACCTAGTATGAAAAATCTCTCCTTTTTACAGGCTAACCAGAGTTTTTCCAAAAAAGGAGTAATTCGAGGACTACACTTCCAATGGAACCCCTATATGGGCAAACTGGTAAAGACCACTAAGGGACATATGGTTGATCTATTTTTGGATATAAGAAAAGGTTCACCTACTTTTGGTAAAATTAGTGCATATGATATGCCCACTTCAAATGAAAATGATTATGATGAATGGATCTGGGTTCCAGTAGGATTTGCACATGGAAATTATTTTAAAGAAGATTCTATAATCGAATATTTCTGTTCAGGGGAATATAGTCCAGATTGTGAAGCGGGAATAGGACCATTATCTAGTGACCTGGATTGGTCTTTATGTCCTGAAAATTTGAAACATGGTTTTGATGATAATTTTGCTAGTTGCATAATCAGTGCTAAAGATAGGGATGGTATGACTTTAAATGATTGGACTAAAGATGAAAGGTCGGATAATTTTATCTATGATGAACTAAAAGAACAGGGGTTGTTTTAG
- a CDS encoding dTDP-4-dehydrorhamnose reductase (PFAM: RmlD substrate binding domain), translating into MQKILPELEYPSSDEFNLMDFHQMDEYLNKGKYEMMVHAAAFTSPPKVEEDPLQALDVNIIGTANVVKLCAKYDMKIIYICTDYVFKGNDGNYGEEDPVYPVNKYAWSKLGGECAVRLYDNSIIIRTSFGPNVFPYDGAFVDQWTSREDAKTIARKISRLIDSNFKGTIHLGSQRRTVFEYAKSLDNNKDVKELSIEDLSFKAPEDTSLNVDQYKKLFERD; encoded by the coding sequence ATGCAAAAAATACTCCCTGAATTGGAATATCCTTCCTCTGATGAATTTAATCTTATGGATTTTCATCAGATGGATGAATATCTGAATAAAGGAAAATATGAGATGATGGTGCATGCTGCGGCATTTACTTCACCACCAAAAGTTGAAGAAGACCCCTTACAAGCTTTAGATGTTAATATCATCGGAACCGCAAATGTAGTGAAATTATGTGCAAAATATGATATGAAAATCATCTACATTTGCACTGATTATGTTTTTAAAGGAAATGACGGTAATTATGGGGAAGAAGATCCTGTCTATCCTGTAAATAAGTATGCATGGTCCAAGTTGGGTGGAGAATGTGCAGTAAGATTGTATGATAATTCAATCATTATCAGAACATCTTTTGGCCCTAATGTTTTCCCATATGATGGTGCATTCGTTGATCAATGGACGAGCAGAGAGGATGCTAAAACCATAGCCAGAAAAATTTCCAGATTGATTGATTCAAACTTTAAAGGAACCATCCACTTAGGCAGCCAGAGAAGAACTGTCTTTGAGTATGCAAAAAGTTTAGATAACAATAAGGATGTGAAAGAATTATCTATTGAAGATTTGTCCTTTAAAGCCCCTGAAGATACTTCATTAAATGTAGATCAATATAAAAAATTATTTGAGCGTGATTAA
- a CDS encoding nucleoside-diphosphate-sugar epimerase (PFAM: NAD dependent epimerase/dehydratase family): MKILVAGGAGYIGSALLPALIDRGYEVEVIDLMWFGNHLPENVKVTQKDLFNCTKEDFEDFEQIIFLAGISNDPMAEFNPKKNFTDNGALPSYLAFLAKSAGVKRFIYASSCSVYGYTLDKLYNEEDPVTSNYPYGISKLQGERGCLQMQDENFSVIALRQGTVCGYSPRMRMDLIVNTMFKTALTEGRIVVNNPSIWRPIYDIRDAVTGYLRAIQAHYSISGVFNVASGNYTVGQVADIVKAEIDKLTGSDIKIEILNQQDFRNYKVTTEQASTKLGFKSQYDVKDIVHHLYNNYEKFKDFENDNYYNIKVFKKLLG, from the coding sequence ATGAAAATACTTGTTGCTGGAGGAGCAGGCTATATTGGCTCGGCACTGTTACCTGCATTAATCGATCGTGGATATGAAGTTGAAGTAATTGATTTAATGTGGTTTGGAAACCATTTACCCGAAAATGTGAAGGTTACTCAGAAGGATCTTTTTAATTGCACAAAGGAAGATTTTGAAGATTTTGAACAAATAATCTTTCTTGCAGGAATATCCAATGATCCAATGGCAGAATTTAACCCTAAAAAGAATTTCACAGATAATGGGGCATTACCATCTTATCTTGCATTCTTGGCAAAATCTGCTGGTGTGAAAAGATTCATTTATGCTTCTTCATGTTCAGTTTATGGGTATACTCTGGATAAGCTTTATAATGAGGAAGATCCGGTTACCAGCAACTATCCCTATGGAATATCCAAATTACAGGGTGAAAGAGGATGTCTTCAGATGCAGGATGAGAATTTCTCAGTAATTGCCTTAAGACAGGGTACAGTTTGTGGTTACAGCCCCAGGATGCGAATGGACCTTATTGTGAATACAATGTTCAAAACGGCTTTAACAGAAGGTAGAATTGTAGTTAATAACCCTTCCATCTGGAGACCAATTTATGATATACGTGATGCTGTCACCGGATATCTCAGAGCAATACAGGCTCATTATTCAATTAGTGGAGTTTTTAATGTTGCTTCTGGGAATTATACCGTGGGTCAGGTTGCGGATATTGTAAAGGCAGAAATTGATAAACTTACTGGTAGTGATATTAAAATAGAAATACTCAATCAGCAGGATTTCCGTAATTATAAAGTTACTACTGAACAGGCAAGTACAAAGTTAGGATTTAAATCCCAATACGATGTTAAAGACATTGTACATCATTTATATAATAATTATGAGAAATTTAAAGATTTTGAAAATGATAATTACTACAACATTAAAGTATTTAAGAAACTGTTGGGTTAG
- a CDS encoding putative glycosyltransferase (PFAM: Glycosyl transferase family 2): MNPNPKVSIIIMNFNRWQDTLECLESVYQIEYPNYDVIVVDNASEDESLGKIREYSQGLTKVDSKLVKYKRKEKSLKLFEFHENNETNLLNPNHHSNPHESKIDNILKIEGCVTYTLDETNSKDNTNSNISKTSEDYLSEIMALPSNEKLIVLENRVNYGYTKGNNLAIDFALKNIDSDYILLLNEDTVVASDFLDNLVDVAEQNNEVGCVGPKVYYYDYKGRKDVISFAGEKINLYTSLGNRFCKNKVDKDICDKIIETDKIEGCSILFKKEALLKVGLFDHIYWAYWEETDLCFRIRNQGYKVLYAPKARIWHKIGLTWDNYYSYYIIYHYLVRNRLIFIWRYASLLQKIVFFILFPFYLTIHMVIMIITKDKDTSKNGFRAVKDGFRDFKALRNKRLIYYL, from the coding sequence ATGAATCCTAATCCAAAGGTATCAATTATTATTATGAACTTTAATCGCTGGCAAGACACACTGGAATGTTTGGAATCGGTCTACCAAATTGAATATCCTAATTATGATGTTATTGTAGTGGATAATGCTTCTGAGGATGAATCATTGGGAAAAATAAGGGAATACTCTCAGGGGTTAACAAAGGTTGATTCAAAGTTAGTTAAGTACAAACGAAAAGAAAAATCGTTAAAACTCTTTGAATTCCATGAAAATAATGAAACGAATTTATTAAATCCAAATCATCATTCAAATCCACATGAATCTAAAATTGATAATATTTTGAAAATTGAAGGTTGTGTTACCTACACCCTTGACGAAACAAATTCAAAAGACAATACAAATTCAAATATTAGTAAAACTTCAGAGGACTACTTATCTGAAATAATGGCACTGCCTTCCAATGAAAAACTCATAGTCCTGGAAAACCGGGTAAATTATGGTTATACTAAAGGCAACAACCTTGCCATTGATTTTGCTCTAAAAAATATCGATTCTGATTATATTCTGTTGTTGAACGAGGATACAGTGGTTGCTTCTGATTTTCTGGATAATTTGGTTGATGTTGCAGAGCAGAATAATGAAGTGGGTTGTGTTGGTCCAAAAGTATATTATTATGATTATAAAGGAAGAAAAGATGTTATAAGTTTTGCAGGAGAAAAAATTAACCTTTACACATCATTAGGAAATAGATTCTGTAAGAATAAAGTGGATAAGGATATTTGCGACAAAATAATAGAAACAGATAAAATTGAAGGTTGTTCAATTCTATTTAAAAAGGAAGCCCTACTCAAAGTGGGTCTTTTTGATCATATATACTGGGCTTATTGGGAAGAAACTGATCTATGTTTCAGAATTAGAAACCAGGGATATAAAGTTTTATATGCCCCTAAGGCACGTATCTGGCACAAAATTGGCCTTACATGGGATAATTACTATAGTTATTACATTATTTACCATTATCTTGTGCGAAATCGACTGATATTTATTTGGAGATATGCTTCCCTGCTGCAGAAAATCGTTTTCTTTATATTATTCCCATTTTACCTTACCATCCATATGGTAATAATGATAATAACCAAAGATAAGGATACATCTAAAAATGGATTTAGGGCTGTTAAAGATGGTTTTAGAGATTTTAAGGCACTTAGAAATAAACGGTTAATCTATTATTTATAA
- a CDS encoding glycosyl transferase (PFAM: Glycosyl transferase family 2) encodes MAVLVTVGIVSKNEENYIGNTLESIIGQNFNEFEIIVVDGNSQDKTIEIAEEVLNKSDIPHKILNEAHFGSYGLCFARNLVIDHSNPNSRYIAYTDADCIVNEKWLDELYQAVKGSEDKIVGAGGPRLIATPKNKKELVINTFITSFIGSGGNPAFVKRNLKFIDSIPNYNSIYKKDIISDFRYDEKLIFSDDNELNFRLKKAGYIFRYVPTAKVYHRETDSIVQFARNMYSYGFNITNTIRKHHRMVKVPLPLTILFLFYLILLMPLYLLMGILALLPLTLYFIFALMVFLEVIYKSRTLLSLMVLLLLPVQHMSYALGVIYNFYSK; translated from the coding sequence ATGGCAGTCTTAGTTACAGTGGGAATTGTAAGCAAAAATGAGGAAAATTACATTGGAAACACTCTGGAAAGTATTATTGGCCAAAATTTTAATGAATTTGAGATTATAGTGGTTGATGGGAATTCCCAAGATAAAACCATTGAAATTGCAGAGGAAGTTCTTAATAAAAGTGATATTCCCCATAAAATTCTTAATGAAGCTCATTTTGGTTCCTATGGACTTTGTTTTGCCCGTAACCTTGTGATCGACCATTCTAATCCTAATTCACGTTACATTGCCTACACTGATGCCGACTGTATAGTCAACGAAAAATGGTTAGACGAACTTTACCAGGCAGTGAAAGGAAGTGAAGATAAAATTGTTGGTGCAGGAGGTCCAAGATTAATCGCAACCCCTAAAAACAAGAAAGAACTGGTGATCAACACATTTATTACATCTTTTATCGGTTCAGGAGGTAATCCTGCATTTGTCAAGAGAAATCTAAAATTTATAGATAGCATCCCTAACTATAACTCCATTTATAAAAAGGATATAATTTCTGATTTTCGCTATGATGAAAAGTTAATCTTCTCCGATGACAATGAATTAAACTTCCGTCTGAAAAAAGCAGGATATATCTTCAGATATGTTCCTACTGCCAAAGTTTATCACCGGGAAACTGATTCCATAGTACAGTTCGCCCGTAACATGTATAGTTATGGTTTCAATATTACCAACACCATCCGGAAACATCACCGCATGGTTAAAGTACCTTTACCACTAACGATACTTTTCTTATTTTATTTAATACTCCTTATGCCCCTTTACTTGTTAATGGGAATTCTTGCATTGTTACCCCTTACCCTGTATTTCATCTTTGCATTAATGGTTTTTTTGGAGGTTATTTATAAATCCCGGACACTACTTTCATTAATGGTTTTGTTACTTCTTCCAGTACAACATATGTCATATGCTTTAGGCGTTATTTACAATTTCTACTCCAAATAA
- a CDS encoding Fe-S oxidoreductase (PFAM: Cysteine-rich domain) translates to MIYFRGCLSRERLNNITNATEKVLQKADIEYKILDNEGCCGSVLLRTGFQDDALEIMHDTFKVIQGEKVLVSCAGCYRTFKEDYPEILGETVDVIHTSHLFLELIENGIIEPSVTEEEVTYHDPCHLGRHMGEYETPRKVIKPYAKLVEMEHNQEKARCCGAGGGVRSAFPELSQEIAGMRLNDAKVTGARTLVTCCPFCILNLESTQESSSKSSLTDGKLDDASSTGKKSDNMIIMDLSQFLLKRLNHE, encoded by the coding sequence ATGATATATTTTCGAGGATGTCTATCCAGAGAACGGCTAAATAATATTACCAATGCCACTGAAAAAGTTCTGCAAAAAGCAGATATAGAATACAAAATCTTGGACAATGAGGGATGTTGTGGTTCCGTGCTTCTACGTACCGGGTTCCAAGATGACGCCCTTGAAATTATGCATGATACATTTAAGGTTATTCAAGGCGAGAAAGTTCTGGTTTCCTGTGCTGGATGTTACCGAACATTTAAGGAAGATTATCCAGAAATTTTAGGAGAAACTGTTGATGTTATCCACACTTCCCATCTTTTCCTAGAATTAATTGAAAATGGAATAATTGAACCATCTGTAACTGAGGAAGAAGTGACATATCATGACCCCTGCCACTTGGGGCGGCATATGGGGGAGTATGAAACTCCACGTAAGGTTATAAAGCCTTATGCTAAACTGGTGGAAATGGAACACAACCAGGAGAAGGCCAGGTGCTGTGGAGCGGGTGGTGGTGTTAGATCCGCATTCCCCGAGTTATCTCAAGAAATTGCCGGGATGAGATTGAATGATGCCAAAGTTACCGGTGCCAGAACCCTGGTTACCTGCTGTCCATTCTGTATTCTAAATCTGGAGTCAACTCAGGAATCATCTTCAAAGAGCAGTTTAACTGATGGAAAACTGGATGATGCTAGTTCAACTGGGAAAAAAAGTGACAATATGATTATCATGGATCTATCACAGTTTTTATTAAAGAGGCTAAACCATGAATGA
- a CDS encoding hypothetical protein (PFAM: Uncharacterised ACR, YkgG family COG1556~TIGRFAM: iron-sulfur cluster-binding protein): MNDSAIKIMNQSFNILDKRRATLLQDEGTIKLKERVKNIRENSIEHLHPLLEKARENLVHNGIEVVMAKDAKEAREAIYQLVKNEDMVAKSKSNTAGEIQLSEYLEKKDIKVLETDLGDRIVQFHQSQPSHPIGPACHLDMEQIAEIVSHEFKKEVKVEPRAILDTVKTDIMEKLSKCKVGITGANSVAAEDGSLLMVHNEGNISLLTLLDLHIILVGIDKLVPTLEDAVSVVKLETIYATGKTVPAYMNVISSPSKTADIEQIILKDMYGAKRVVVVFLDNGRTQALQEKPECLWCIGCGACIVNCPVYTTLGPDFGYLRHLGGRGVVLSHYIQDGVVCFDSGLFKCTLCGLCTVECPVEIPINTMLEDLRRESVEENIYPEKHEEIKNNLKRRRSPFKPDK, encoded by the coding sequence ATGAATGATTCTGCCATCAAAATCATGAATCAATCCTTCAATATACTAGATAAAAGGAGGGCTACCCTCCTCCAGGATGAAGGTACCATTAAGTTAAAGGAACGGGTTAAAAATATTCGGGAAAATTCAATAGAACATCTACATCCCCTCCTGGAAAAGGCCCGGGAAAACCTCGTACATAATGGGATTGAAGTGGTCATGGCTAAAGATGCCAAGGAAGCAAGGGAAGCAATTTACCAGCTGGTTAAAAATGAGGATATGGTGGCAAAATCCAAATCCAACACAGCCGGAGAAATACAGCTTTCTGAATACCTGGAAAAGAAGGATATTAAAGTATTGGAGACTGATTTAGGTGATAGAATAGTGCAGTTTCACCAGAGCCAACCCTCACATCCCATAGGGCCCGCTTGCCACCTTGACATGGAACAAATAGCAGAAATTGTATCGCATGAGTTCAAAAAAGAGGTTAAAGTTGAACCTCGTGCGATTCTAGATACTGTGAAAACCGATATCATGGAGAAACTTTCAAAGTGCAAGGTAGGTATCACTGGTGCGAACTCAGTGGCTGCTGAAGATGGATCTCTTCTAATGGTTCACAACGAAGGCAATATCAGCCTTCTCACTCTCTTAGACCTTCACATCATTCTGGTTGGTATTGACAAACTTGTGCCCACACTGGAAGATGCCGTGTCTGTGGTGAAACTGGAAACCATCTACGCCACAGGTAAAACCGTTCCCGCCTACATGAATGTTATATCATCTCCTTCAAAGACTGCAGATATTGAACAGATAATACTGAAGGATATGTATGGTGCTAAACGAGTAGTAGTAGTGTTTTTAGACAATGGACGTACCCAGGCACTTCAGGAGAAACCAGAATGTTTGTGGTGTATTGGATGTGGAGCCTGCATTGTAAACTGCCCCGTGTACACTACTTTAGGCCCTGATTTCGGTTATTTGCGTCATTTAGGAGGGAGAGGTGTTGTTTTAAGCCACTATATTCAGGATGGGGTGGTTTGCTTCGACTCGGGTCTTTTCAAATGCACTTTATGTGGCCTGTGCACTGTTGAATGTCCAGTGGAAATTCCCATAAATACAATGCTCGAAGATCTAAGGAGAGAATCTGTAGAAGAGAATATATATCCAGAAAAACATGAGGAGATAAAAAATAATCTTAAAAGAAGAAGATCACCATTTAAACCGGATAAATAA
- a CDS encoding hypothetical protein (PFAM: Protein of unknown function (DUF556)) yields the protein MLLLISPINTQEAREAINGGADIIDVKNPKEGSLGANFPWVIKNIREITPKDMQVSATLGDVPYKPGTVALAAAGAVVSGADYIKVGLYGTRNYAEALEVMENVVKAVHEFNDDAVVVASGYADAHRVGAVDPMDIPRVAADSGADLAMVDTAVKDGKTLFDFMNEETISQFTGEIHDYGLKSALAGSVKEEQLPLLAELGCDVAGIRGAACVGGDRNSGHIHHEAVTRLKKIVESF from the coding sequence TTGCTTCTCTTGATTAGTCCCATAAACACACAAGAAGCACGAGAAGCCATAAACGGCGGTGCAGACATAATTGATGTTAAAAATCCTAAAGAGGGTTCATTAGGTGCTAATTTCCCCTGGGTCATTAAGAACATCCGTGAAATAACTCCCAAGGATATGCAAGTTAGTGCAACTCTTGGAGATGTTCCATACAAACCAGGCACAGTTGCCCTGGCGGCTGCAGGTGCAGTTGTCTCAGGTGCAGATTACATCAAAGTAGGATTATACGGAACCAGAAACTACGCTGAAGCTCTTGAAGTAATGGAAAACGTGGTCAAAGCTGTCCACGAATTCAATGATGATGCGGTTGTGGTGGCCTCAGGATACGCCGACGCCCATCGCGTAGGTGCTGTGGATCCTATGGACATACCCCGAGTAGCAGCTGATAGTGGAGCCGACTTGGCCATGGTGGACACTGCAGTTAAAGATGGTAAAACCCTTTTTGACTTTATGAATGAAGAAACCATATCCCAGTTCACAGGCGAAATACATGACTACGGTCTTAAATCCGCACTCGCAGGTTCTGTCAAAGAAGAACAGCTCCCACTCCTTGCAGAGCTTGGTTGTGATGTTGCTGGAATTCGTGGCGCTGCATGTGTTGGTGGAGACCGGAATTCAGGACACATCCATCATGAGGCTGTGACCCGATTAAAAAAGATTGTTGAAAGCTTTTAA
- a CDS encoding inosine-5''-monophosphate dehydrogenase (PFAM: CBS domain; IMP dehydrogenase / GMP reductase domain~TIGRFAM: inosine-5'-monophosphate dehydrogenase): MFSDKLKKAPDGYTFDDFLLVPNISNVEPKDVGTKSRVSRNYSLNIPVVGSAMDTVTEANMAIALAQEGGLGVIHRNMNIKEQVAEVEKVKRSEELTIRDVITTSPDSSIHEASIIMDMEDVSGLPVVDNGQVIGIISRRDIKPIINSDAQKKVREFMTEEVVTITESATPEEALDIAYDNKVERLPVVHNNRIVGIVTIRDILERKKHPIAVRDSDGRFLVAAATGPFDLERAMALDEAGADIIAMDVAHAHKPDIIKSAKKIKDNIQADLLVGNIATGEAAEAIISGADIDGLKVGIGPGSICTTRIIAGVGVPQLTAISSVADVAHEQGVPVIGDGGLRYSGDVAKAIAVGADAVMVGSLLAGTTESPGDVVIMNGRKFKQYRGMGSLGAMTGGSGAGTDRYFQEVKGPMKHAKLVPEGVEGVVPFKGPVNEVIFQLMGGLKASMGYSGAHNIKEMWEKARFVRITSSGMTESHPHDLLITNESPNYPTTRLM; encoded by the coding sequence ATGTTTTCAGATAAATTAAAGAAAGCCCCGGACGGATACACATTTGATGACTTTTTACTGGTTCCCAACATATCCAATGTTGAACCCAAGGATGTAGGAACTAAAAGCAGGGTATCGCGAAATTATAGTCTCAACATCCCTGTTGTAGGTTCAGCTATGGATACGGTAACCGAAGCCAATATGGCCATTGCACTGGCCCAGGAAGGCGGTTTAGGTGTTATTCACCGTAACATGAACATTAAAGAACAGGTTGCAGAGGTTGAAAAAGTCAAACGTTCCGAGGAATTAACCATAAGAGATGTTATAACCACTTCTCCAGATAGTTCCATCCATGAAGCCAGTATAATTATGGATATGGAAGATGTCAGTGGTCTTCCAGTGGTGGATAATGGACAGGTAATCGGTATTATCAGTAGGCGTGATATTAAACCAATTATAAACTCAGATGCTCAGAAAAAGGTCCGTGAGTTTATGACTGAGGAAGTGGTGACCATCACAGAATCTGCCACTCCAGAGGAAGCCCTGGATATTGCCTATGATAATAAGGTAGAAAGATTACCTGTAGTTCACAATAACCGCATAGTGGGTATTGTCACCATCCGCGATATATTAGAACGTAAAAAACATCCCATCGCTGTCAGAGACTCTGATGGACGTTTCCTGGTTGCTGCGGCCACTGGACCTTTTGACCTGGAACGGGCCATGGCACTGGACGAAGCTGGAGCCGATATCATTGCCATGGATGTGGCCCACGCCCACAAACCGGATATTATAAAGTCTGCCAAGAAAATAAAAGACAACATACAGGCTGACCTGCTGGTGGGTAACATTGCAACCGGTGAAGCAGCCGAAGCAATCATTTCTGGTGCTGATATTGATGGTTTAAAGGTTGGTATAGGTCCTGGATCAATCTGTACCACCCGAATCATAGCTGGTGTGGGAGTCCCACAGTTAACTGCCATATCCTCTGTGGCTGATGTTGCCCATGAACAGGGTGTTCCAGTAATTGGTGATGGAGGATTAAGATACTCTGGAGATGTTGCCAAAGCCATAGCAGTGGGAGCAGATGCAGTTATGGTTGGAAGCCTCCTGGCAGGAACCACAGAATCTCCGGGTGACGTGGTTATAATGAACGGCCGCAAGTTCAAACAGTACCGTGGAATGGGATCACTGGGTGCCATGACTGGTGGTTCAGGAGCAGGAACAGACCGTTACTTCCAGGAAGTTAAAGGACCAATGAAACACGCAAAACTGGTACCAGAAGGTGTTGAAGGAGTTGTACCATTCAAAGGACCAGTGAATGAAGTAATATTCCAGCTTATGGGTGGTCTTAAAGCTTCCATGGGATACTCCGGTGCTCATAATATAAAAGAAATGTGGGAGAAAGCCAGATTTGTCAGGATCACCTCCAGTGGTATGACTGAAAGCCATCCCCATGATCTTTTAATAACCAATGAAAGTCCCAACTACCCCACAACCCGACTCATGTAA
- a CDS encoding molybdopterin-guanine dinucleotide biosynthesis protein A, whose amino-acid sequence MKSCIILCGGRSRRMGQDKGLMVLDGTPMIIHTLETVEEIVDEIILVLRDKKQLDLYEKCVNDIKTQNPNLNTEIRLVTDIEIDQGPLFGIYTGLSQIKSEGALVLPCDSPFISSYFVNKIFKLSKESGVQAMVPVWPDGLTEPLHAYYLSECIPVIQNQLKKGFRNVKSLLEQINVVYIDVRSLDPEKKSFINLNRPEDMFTSLKK is encoded by the coding sequence ATGAAGTCCTGTATAATTCTTTGTGGTGGCAGAAGCCGACGTATGGGGCAGGATAAAGGGTTAATGGTTTTAGATGGGACCCCCATGATAATCCATACTTTAGAGACTGTTGAAGAAATAGTTGATGAGATAATACTGGTTTTAAGAGACAAAAAACAGCTTGATTTATATGAAAAATGTGTTAATGACATTAAAACTCAAAATCCTAATCTTAACACCGAGATCCGCTTGGTAACCGATATTGAAATAGACCAGGGACCACTCTTTGGAATATATACTGGTTTATCCCAGATAAAATCTGAGGGAGCTCTGGTATTGCCCTGTGATTCTCCTTTTATCTCATCTTATTTTGTTAATAAAATTTTTAAATTAAGTAAGGAGAGTGGAGTCCAGGCTATGGTTCCAGTGTGGCCTGATGGATTAACAGAACCATTACATGCGTACTACCTTTCTGAATGCATTCCTGTGATCCAAAATCAATTAAAAAAAGGTTTTAGAAATGTTAAATCATTGCTAGAACAAATAAATGTGGTTTACATTGATGTCAGAAGTTTAGATCCGGAAAAAAAAAGTTTCATTAATTTAAATCGTCCGGAAGATATGTTTACCTCTCTTAAAAAATAA
- a CDS encoding precorrin-6Y C5,15-methyltransferase (decarboxylating), CbiT subunit (TIGRFAM: precorrin-6Y C5,15-methyltransferase (decarboxylating), CbiT subunit), with amino-acid sequence MIHDEDFIQIKGVPGPTKEEIRCLVMCKAQISSEDTVVDVGCGSGGLTLESAQRAKKVIALDKNPEAIDLTQKNLEKHGYSGEVQLMEGDALVIIEALHSFDVLIVGGSSGDLPLIIKQGYEKLKKKGRIVITSILLETRVEAVSTLKKMGMTPDVVEVTIAKGKITERGTMMMGRNPITIISAVKNYGKELR; translated from the coding sequence ATGATTCATGATGAGGATTTCATCCAGATTAAAGGAGTTCCAGGACCAACCAAGGAAGAAATAAGGTGTCTGGTAATGTGCAAAGCCCAGATATCCTCAGAAGACACTGTGGTGGACGTTGGTTGTGGTAGTGGAGGTTTAACACTGGAATCCGCCCAAAGAGCCAAGAAAGTAATTGCACTGGATAAAAATCCGGAAGCTATTGATTTAACCCAGAAAAACCTGGAAAAACATGGTTATTCTGGTGAAGTCCAGCTTATGGAGGGTGATGCCCTGGTTATAATTGAAGCTCTTCACTCATTTGATGTGCTCATTGTGGGAGGTAGCAGTGGTGATCTTCCCCTTATAATAAAACAGGGATATGAAAAGCTTAAAAAAAAGGGTAGGATAGTTATAACTTCAATTCTTCTGGAAACAAGGGTGGAAGCAGTTAGTACCCTTAAAAAAATGGGAATGACGCCTGATGTGGTTGAAGTTACCATTGCCAAAGGTAAAATCACAGAAAGAGGAACCATGATGATGGGAAGAAACCCCATTACCATTATTTCGGCGGTAAAGAACTACGGTAAAGAACTACGGTAA